One stretch of Ornithinimicrobium ciconiae DNA includes these proteins:
- a CDS encoding DUF2254 domain-containing protein has protein sequence MWLTKIYSNLRSGLWFIPLLYAVAGIVINLVTTSLDSHFGFDVVSIHVIGGPDAALAILGAVAGSMVSLVATVLSITMVVVQLAMAQFSPRIVQTFLQDRPSQHAIGLFVATFVQAMLTMRQVLVSEDAPVVPGISVATTFLMVVINIVVLVVYIHHIGRELRVSSLIELVSEGTRDLMDEVYPHRLEHVGQDDPRLVTAHKSGVLSLVGREHLVALAVEADCRIDVIPAVGEFVPADGKLARLSGSTVDQIDVDGIRDALVLSLERSQEEDVAYGLRMLVAMGLKAMADRVHADPTTVVQVLDRVQDVLRQLSRRELREDTSSDDDGTIRVVIPSMDWQAYVRLGFEELRLFGSGSPQVARRLRAALEDLLDYAPSERRGPLHEQLTQLDDTLTRAYSAERDADLARRADPQGIGIAAGAHQPVPPTP, from the coding sequence ATGTGGCTGACCAAGATCTACAGCAACCTGCGCAGCGGTCTGTGGTTCATCCCGTTGCTCTATGCGGTGGCCGGGATCGTCATCAACCTCGTCACCACGTCCCTGGACAGCCACTTCGGCTTTGACGTGGTCTCGATCCACGTCATCGGTGGACCCGACGCCGCGCTCGCCATCCTGGGTGCCGTCGCCGGCTCCATGGTCAGCCTGGTCGCCACCGTGCTGTCCATCACGATGGTGGTCGTCCAGCTGGCGATGGCGCAGTTCTCACCGCGGATCGTGCAGACCTTCCTGCAGGATCGACCGAGCCAGCACGCGATCGGGCTGTTCGTCGCCACCTTCGTGCAGGCGATGCTCACCATGCGCCAGGTCCTGGTCAGCGAGGACGCCCCCGTCGTGCCGGGCATCTCGGTCGCTACCACCTTCCTCATGGTGGTCATCAACATCGTGGTGCTGGTCGTCTATATCCACCACATCGGCCGCGAGCTGCGGGTGTCGTCGTTGATCGAGCTGGTCAGCGAGGGAACTCGCGACCTGATGGACGAGGTGTATCCGCACCGCCTCGAGCACGTGGGCCAGGACGACCCCCGCCTCGTCACCGCGCACAAGTCCGGAGTGCTGAGCCTAGTCGGTCGCGAACACCTGGTCGCGCTCGCGGTCGAGGCCGACTGCCGCATCGACGTCATCCCGGCCGTCGGCGAGTTCGTGCCCGCCGACGGCAAGCTGGCCCGTCTCTCCGGCAGCACGGTCGACCAGATCGACGTCGACGGGATCCGCGACGCCCTGGTCCTGTCCCTGGAGCGCAGCCAGGAGGAGGACGTGGCCTATGGCCTGCGCATGCTGGTGGCCATGGGACTGAAGGCCATGGCCGACAGGGTGCACGCCGACCCGACCACGGTGGTGCAGGTCCTGGACCGGGTGCAGGACGTGCTGCGCCAGCTCTCTCGCCGGGAGCTGCGCGAGGACACCTCGTCGGACGACGACGGGACCATCCGCGTGGTCATCCCGTCCATGGACTGGCAGGCCTATGTCCGTCTCGGCTTTGAGGAGCTGCGACTCTTCGGCTCCGGCTCTCCCCAGGTCGCCCGCCGGCTGCGGGCCGCCCTCGAGGACCTGCTCGACTACGCCCCGAGCGAGCGGCGCGGCCCCCTCCACGAGCAGCTCACCCAGCTCGACGACACGCTGACCAGGGCGTACTCCGCCGAACGGGACGCCGATCTGGCGCGCCGTGCTGACCCTCAGGGCATCGGCATCGCGGCAGGTGCTCACCAGCCCGTCCCCCCGACCCCCTAG
- the cysK gene encoding cysteine synthase A has protein sequence MVPVKDDITQTIGNTPLVRLNRLTEGLGATVLVKLESGNPANSVKDRIGAAIIDAAVEAGELQPGGTIVEGTSGNTGIALAMVGAARGYNVVLAMPDTMSKERRALLRAYGAELVLTPGAEGMKGAVAKAEEIAQERGGVRARQFANQANVAIHQATTGPEVWADTEGNVDIFVSGIGTGGTLTGAGRYLREQKPDITIVAVEPVDSPILNGGEPGPHKIQGLGANFVPEILDTELYDEVIDASLEDSVRVSRDLATKEGILAGISSGAAVWAALELAKREENAGKTIVAIVPDFGERYLSTVLFEGLTD, from the coding sequence ATCGTGCCCGTGAAGGACGACATCACCCAGACCATCGGCAACACCCCACTGGTCCGGCTGAACCGGCTGACCGAGGGGCTGGGGGCGACCGTCCTGGTCAAGCTCGAGTCGGGCAACCCGGCCAACTCGGTCAAGGACCGCATCGGCGCCGCGATCATCGACGCCGCCGTCGAGGCCGGCGAGCTGCAGCCCGGAGGCACGATCGTGGAGGGCACGTCGGGCAACACCGGGATCGCCCTGGCGATGGTCGGTGCCGCCCGCGGCTACAACGTCGTCCTGGCCATGCCGGACACGATGAGCAAGGAGCGCCGTGCGCTGCTGCGTGCCTATGGTGCCGAGCTCGTCCTGACCCCGGGGGCCGAGGGGATGAAGGGTGCCGTGGCCAAGGCCGAGGAGATCGCCCAGGAGCGCGGCGGGGTCCGCGCCCGCCAGTTCGCCAACCAGGCCAACGTCGCCATCCACCAGGCCACGACCGGTCCGGAGGTCTGGGCCGACACCGAGGGCAATGTCGACATCTTCGTCTCCGGCATCGGCACCGGCGGCACCCTCACCGGGGCCGGCCGCTACCTGCGTGAGCAGAAGCCGGACATCACCATCGTCGCGGTCGAGCCGGTGGACAGCCCCATCCTCAACGGCGGTGAGCCTGGCCCCCACAAGATCCAGGGCCTGGGCGCCAACTTCGTCCCGGAGATCCTGGACACCGAGCTCTACGACGAGGTCATCGACGCCTCCCTCGAGGACTCCGTGCGGGTCTCGCGTGACCTGGCGACCAAGGAGGGCATCCTCGCCGGGATCTCGTCCGGCGCTGCGGTGTGGGCCGCCCTGGAGCTGGCCAAGCGCGAGGAGAACGCCGGCAAGACGATCGTGGCGATCGTGCCGGACTTCGGCGAGCGCTACCTGTCCACCGTGCTCTTCGAGGGACTGACCGACTGA
- the epsC gene encoding serine O-acetyltransferase EpsC: MAPGALRGRVGAAWARVSKEVGTVAARISEDIDAAIERDPATDSRVEMALASPGLHALWAHRVSHAMWTRGARLPARLLSQASRAATGIEIHPGAQIGRRLFIDHGMGVVIGETAEIGDDVMMYHAVTLGGRANAKIKRHPTVESGAVLGAGARVLGPVVIGAGGQVGANAVVVKDVPAGATAVGVPATNRVPELHGEDVLFADPALWI; the protein is encoded by the coding sequence ATGGCCCCCGGTGCTCTGCGGGGCCGCGTCGGCGCCGCGTGGGCCCGGGTGAGCAAGGAGGTCGGCACGGTCGCCGCGCGGATCAGCGAGGACATCGACGCGGCCATCGAGCGTGACCCGGCCACCGACAGCAGGGTGGAGATGGCGCTGGCCTCCCCGGGGCTGCACGCACTCTGGGCGCACCGGGTCTCGCACGCGATGTGGACGCGGGGTGCGCGGCTCCCGGCGCGGCTGCTCTCCCAGGCCTCCCGTGCCGCGACCGGCATCGAGATCCACCCCGGGGCCCAGATCGGTCGGCGCCTGTTCATCGACCACGGGATGGGCGTCGTTATCGGTGAGACCGCCGAGATCGGCGACGACGTGATGATGTATCACGCCGTCACCCTGGGCGGGCGGGCCAACGCCAAGATCAAGCGCCACCCGACCGTGGAGTCCGGTGCCGTGCTGGGCGCGGGCGCCCGGGTGCTCGGACCCGTGGTGATCGGCGCTGGCGGCCAGGTCGGGGCCAACGCCGTGGTGGTCAAGGACGTCCCGGCCGGCGCCACGGCCGTCGGGGTGCCCGCCACCAACCGGGTTCCGGAGCTGCACGGCGAGGACGTCCTCTTCGCGGACCCCGCACTCTGGATCTAG
- a CDS encoding YtxH domain-containing protein — protein sequence MKKVWFIIGASVGYILGARAGRERYDQITRQASKAWQSDTVQTRVDDVKTQAAKAPAAVAGTVASSAKEFAGQAKAKVTGHETTDLHGDYENETGSWDGETGTPSVDDSTFGPGGDKLP from the coding sequence ATGAAGAAGGTGTGGTTCATCATCGGCGCCAGCGTCGGCTACATCCTCGGGGCCAGGGCTGGCCGCGAGCGCTACGACCAGATCACCCGCCAGGCCAGCAAGGCCTGGCAGAGCGACACCGTGCAGACCCGGGTCGACGACGTCAAGACCCAGGCTGCCAAGGCACCGGCCGCGGTGGCCGGGACCGTTGCCAGCTCGGCCAAGGAGTTCGCGGGCCAGGCCAAGGCCAAGGTCACCGGCCACGAGACCACGGACCTGCACGGCGACTACGAGAACGAGACGGGCTCCTGGGACGGCGAGACCGGCACCCCGTCGGTCGACGACTCCACCTTCGGGCCCGGGGGCGACAAACTGCCCTGA